Proteins found in one Fusarium keratoplasticum isolate Fu6.1 chromosome 12, whole genome shotgun sequence genomic segment:
- a CDS encoding Aspartate aminotransferase — protein MPHAIALESGAKSVFSSVPRVPADAIFALTARYVRDPFPRKVNLGQGTYRDEHGQPWVLPSVRAARKRLDEKGLNQEYLPILGLAGFRRSVAQAVLGKTFFQEQESKVATCQSVSGTGALHLAGLLLARCYPVRPKVYIPEPTWSNHTQVFSSIGFECRPFSYYNEDKKRLDFDSYLNALRTAAPGSVFVLHACAHNPTGFDPTEDQWREIGRLMKERELFPVFDAAYLGLNSGCLDQDAFAIRHFIQELQLEAIVCVSFSKNMGLYGERVGCVLACASTEDAAARSLSMLENLQRVEVSNPPAYGAKIAQLILSDEELFSTWKEDLVTMSSRIRSMRWALYDQLNAHATPGIWKHIVRQSGMFSFLGLSPQMVQDLEENYHIYLAENSRISMAGLNESNVGYVAGAIAACVRRVLQ, from the exons ATGCCACACGCCATTGCACTTGAGAGCGGAGCCAAGTCCGTTTTTTCCTCCGTCCCCAGAGTGCCAGCAGATGCCATCTTTGCCTTGACAGCTCGGTACGTTCGGGACCCCTTTCCTCGGAAAGTTAACCTCGGACAGGGGACATATCGGGATGAGCATGGCCAGCCATGGGTCTTGCCATCTGTGCGCGCAGCTCGAAAGCGCCTCGATGAGAAGGGCCTGAACCAGGAGTATCTGCCTATCCTTGGACTCGCTGGCTTCCGCCGCTCGGTTGCTCAGGCCGTCCTTGGCAAGACATTTTTCCAAGAGCAAGAGTCAAAG GTGGCCACATGCCAGAGCGTATCAGGAACTGGTGCTCTACACTTGGCGGGCCTCTTGTTGGCTCGATGCTACCCAGTCAGGCCAAAGGTGTACATTCCAGAGCCTACCTGGTCAAATCACACCCAAGTCTTCTCCAGTATTGGCTTCGAGTGTCGGCCATTCAGCTACTACAACGAAGATAAGAAGAGGCTAGACTTTGACTCATATCTCAATGCCCTGCGTACCGCCGCACCCGGATCCGTATTCGTCCTCCATGCCTGCGCCCATAACCCTACTGGCTTCGATCCGACAGAAGACCAGTGGCGGGAAATCGGCAGGTTGATGAAGGAACGTGAACTGTTCCCGGTATTTGATGCGGCGTATCTCGGATTGAACTCGGGGTGTCTTGACCAAGATGCATTTGCTATTCGACATTTCATTCAAGAGCTACAGCTCGAGGCGATCGTTTGCGTATCCTTTTCCAAGAACATGGGTCTCTATG GTGAACGCGTGGGGTGTGTCCTGGCTTGTGCCTCGACAGAGGATGCCGCAGCGAGGTCTCTTTCTATGTTGGAGAATCTTCAACGTGTTGAGGTGTCGAACCCGCCGGCATACGGTGCAAAGATTGCACAGCTCATTTTAAGTGACGAGGAACTGTTCTCCACCTGGAAAGAAGATCTTGTCACCATGAGCAGTCGTATCCGGTCAATGAGATGGGCCTTATATGACCAGCTAAATGCACACG CTACTCCAGGGATCTGGAAGCATATTGTCCGGCAGTCTGGCATGTTCAGCTTCTTGGGGCTGTCCCCGCAAATGGTTCAAGATCTTGAAG AAAATTATCACATTTACTTGGCGGAGAACTCCCGCATTTCCATGGCAGGCCTCAATGAGAGCAATGTAGGTTACGTTGCTGGAGCGATCGCAGCATGTGTCCGGAGGGTCTTGCAATAG
- a CDS encoding MFS domain-containing protein has translation MRHSMDKESSLKVPYHQDPAEKGEILPDDVAVTANEDNDVVLAFITNLDPAIKDEPISAKEYRRVRWKIDLCILPLMAGTTILAAVDKNVIGNTAILGILEDANLTGLEFSWIGSLFFFGYLLFEWPMAYLIQRFPVAKLLSVTVMGWAILAMCTAATHNFAGLAVVRFLMGGLESIVYPTNSILTVMWWTRAEQPVRTAIWFNTFSTAFTGIVSYGIGRTDTSLSQWRLLFLVLGGFTVLWSALLWVFLPDSPVKCWQLSDREKWVAIQRVRDNNTGVQDTTFKWYQVRELIMDPKTWMLVVFAAAQNVPNGAISSFSGLIVRGFGFNTLQAILINLPTGVLGTCFQIILSIPSAKLKGYRCIIIACANLVPLTCATLLWQLPRSDQHGLLASYLCFWTYFTPYVLSTSLPMANTSGHTKKVTMNALWFIAYSLGNILGKLLVGPQAFTSRDAPAYTGGFIGLLVSIGVATASISAYGILCKRENMSRDRSGLGADSQGDQNEAFTDMTDKEKPSFRYTY, from the exons ATGCGTCATTCCATGGACAAAGAGTCCTCTCTGAAGGTCCCTTACCACCAGGATCCAGCTGAGAAGGGCGAAATCTTGCCAGATGACGTTGCCGTCACAGCCAACGAAGACAACGACGTTGTCCTTGCCTTCATCACAAACCTCGATCCCGCAATCAAGGATGAACCCATCTCGGCTAAAGAATACCGCAGAGTTCGTTGGAAGATTGATTTGTGTATCTTGCCTCTGATGGCTGGGACTACGATTCTTGCTGCGGTTGACAAGAATGTCATCGGTAATACCGCTATCTTGGGCATTTTGGAGGACGCCAACTTGACCGGACTCGAGTTCTCTTGGATTGGcagccttttcttctttgggTATCTGCTATTTGAATGGCCAATGGCCTACTTGATTCAGCGATTCCCCGTCGCCAAATTATTGTCTGTCACGGTTATGGGCTGGGCCATCCTCGCCATGTGCACGGCAGCCACGCACAATTTCGCTGGTCTTGCTGTAGTACGCTTTCTAA TGGGTGGCCTGGAGTCCATCGTGTACCCAACTAATAGCATTCTAACCGTCATGTGGTGGACACGAGCCGAACAGCCTGTCCGCACCGCGATTTGGTTCAACACATTTTCGACTGCCTTTACGGGCATCGTTAGCTACGGCATTGGACGGACAGACACGAGTCTGTCCCAGTGGAGGCTGCTGTTTCTGGTCCTCGGAGGTTTCACCGTACTCTGGTCGGCTCTGCTCTGGGTTTTCCTCCCCGATTCCCCTGTCAAGTGCTGGCAACTGAGTGATAGAGAGAAGTGGGTTGCCATTCAGAGAGTCAGGGACAATAACACCGGAGTTCAAGATACGACGTTCAAGTGGTATCAAGTAAGGGAGCTGATTATGGATCCCAAGACATGGATGCTTGTCGTGTTTGCGGCCGCTCAAAATGTTCCCAACG GTGCTATATCCAGTTTCTCTGGTCTCATCGTCCGAGGTTTCGGCTTCAACACGCTTCaggccatcttgatcaacctCCCCACCGGTGTACTGGGGACCTGCTTCCAGATCATCCTGTCGATCCCTTCCGCGAAGCTTAAGGGCTACAGGTGTATCATCATTGCATGCGCTAACCTCGTTCCACTGACCTGTGCCACTCTGCTGTGGCAACTGCCTAGAAGTGATCAGCATGGTCTTCTTGCTTCATATCTCTGCTTCTGGACATACTTTACCCCATACGTCCTGTCCACTTCCCTTCCTATGGCCAACACGTCGGGACATACGAAAAAGGTCACTATGAACGCTCTGTGGTTCATTGCCTACTCTCTGGGTAATATTCTAGGCAAGTTACTTGTTG GGCCCCAGGCCTTCACATCACGAGATGCGCCCGCATATACTGGTGGTTTTATTGGGTTGCTTGTCTCGATCGGAGTTGCGACCGCTTCCATCTCCGCTTATGGGATACTCTGCAAGAGGGAGAATATGAGTCGAGACCGTAGCGGCTTGGGGGCTGATAGCCAAGGCGACCAGAACGAGGCCTTCACCGACATGACCGACAAAGAAAAGCCATCCTTTCGATACACATACTGA
- a CDS encoding AA-permease domain-containing protein: protein MAKEINVVNGEKPSDPGIAHDAESCAPGQVDSSPLQRTETHRNIKSRHAQMIAIGGTIGTGLFVGIGQALAISGPLNLLLAYVTICFFVYCIMTATTEISSYLPIPGSSMAYYGSRFVSKSLGFAMGWLYFYSFGILVAYEITAAALVIDYWPNQVHIAVWITVMLVVIVALNFAPVGAYAETEFWFASTKVFMILGLLILSIVLCFGGAPAQDGRLGFTYWKDPGAMNEYLVGGAAGRFCAFIYALTFSVFSFNFGPELIVITGGEMRAPRKNLPRAAKTFVYRLITFYILGALAIGIICRSDAPGLLSGGKGAAASPWVIAIKDAGIHTLDSIINAGIIISAWSSGNSYLYMSSRSLYSLAMAGNAPSIFKRCTSWGLPIYAVMASSLFGLLAFLNVSSGVSSVFTWLINLTNTAGFTSWVCCSIILLRFRKACAAQGITDVPFRSRLQPFASYACIIFFTCLLFLNGFGVFFPGNWSTSSFLTSYIGFPIFIAIYFAHRIWKRKDAWIIPSSQMDLTTGLDYILALESIELESRPKEKANRVVSALKRVLS from the coding sequence ATGGCCAAAGAAATCAACGTTGTCAATGGTGAAAAGCCGTCCGATCCTGGTATCGCACATGATGCCGAGTCCTGTGCCCCTGGCCAGGTGGACTCCAGCCCTCTGCAGAGAACCGAAACGCACCGCAACATCAAGTCCCGTCACGCCCAGATGATTGCCATCGGCGGAACCATCGGCACAGGCCTCTTCGTCGGTATCGGCCAAGCCCTCGCCATCTCGGGACCTCTCAACCTACTCCTGGCCTATGTCACCATCTGCTTCTTTGTGTATTGCATCATGACGGCAACGACCGAAATAAGCTCCTACCTGCCTATCCCTGGGTCTTCGATGGCATACTACGGATCACGCTTTGTCTCAAAGAGTCTAGGTTTTGCCATGGGTTGGCTTTACTTCTACTCTTTCGGCATTCTCGTCGCCTACGAGATCACGGCCGCGGCCCTCGTAATCGACTACTGGCCTAATCAGGTTCATATCGCAGTCTGGATCACCGTTATGCTCGTTGTTATCGTTGCACTCAACTTTGCCCCCGTCGGTGCATACGCAGAGACAGAGTTTTGGTTTGCATCAACAAAGGTCTTTATGATCCTCGGCTTGCTGATCCTCTCCATCGTTCTCTGCTTTGGGGGAGCTCCGGCACAAGATGGACGGCTCGGATTTACATACTGGAAGGACCCAGGTGCTATGAACGAGTACCTTGTAGGTGGAGCTGCCGGCAGATTCTGCGCTTTCATCTACGCCTTGACATTTTCCGTATTTTCCTTCAACTTTGGCCCTGAGCTGATCGTCATCACCGGAGGAGAAATGCGGGCACCTCGCAAGAACCTCCCCCGGGCAGCTAAGACCTTTGTGTACCGGTTGATCACCTTCTACATTCTAGGCGCTTTGGCCATCGGTATTATCTGTCGAAGCGACGCACCAGGTCTGCTAAGTGGAGGCAAGGGAGCCGCTGCCTCGCCCTGGGTCATCGCCATCAAAGACGCGGGAATCCATACGCTTGACAGTATCATCAACGCTGGTATCATCATTTCAGCGTGGTCGTCTGGAAACTCGTACCTTTACATGTCCAGTCGGTCCTTGTACTCACTCGCCATGGCAGGCAATGcgccctccatcttcaagcgCTGTACCTCCTGGGGTCTTCCCATCTATGCAGTCATGGCAAGCTCCCTGTTCGGGCTTCTCGCCTTTCTCAACGTTTCCTCTGGCGTGTCGTCTGTCTTTACCTGGCTCATCAACCTAACCAACACTGCTGGTTTCACCTCGTGGGTCTGTTGCAGCATTATTCTCCTTCGGTTCCGCAAGGCTTGTGCGGCTCAAGGGATTACTGACGTGCCCTTTCGATCTCGGCTCCAGCCGTTCGCGTCCTATGCttgcatcatcttcttcacatGCTTGCTTTTCCTGAATGGCTTCGGAGTGTTCTTCCCTGGAAACTGGtcgacttcttccttccTAACGTCCTACATCGGTTttcccatcttcatcgccatctacTTTGCGCACAGAATCTGGAAGAGAAAGGATGCTTGGATCATTCCGTCGTCTCAAATGGATCTCACAACTGGCCTTGACTACATTCTTGCCCTGGAGTCAATTGAATTGGAGTCAAGACCTAAGGAAAAGGCTAATCGAGTTGTTAGCGCGCTCAAGAGGGTCCTCAGCTAA
- a CDS encoding NADPH--cytochrome P450 reductase, translated as MDFQTLNHTLKESVSSIRLIYNMALLEPLSTIVSFLILISTVSYLTGWKPWARSNKHDADILLTVEEENARDIITTMDKTGKNCVVFYGSQSGNAEDYATRLAQEGKSCYGLETMVADLEDYDYDNLDMFPRDSVAIFVLATYGEGEPTDNAVDFYRCVTDATFSDDRSPPLGNLRYIIFGLGNSTYEHYNLMGRKVNKMLESLGAQRIGQAGEGDDGSGTLEDAFLTWKDGMWTALANHMGLHQREAVYEPVFKIAKETGLATASPEVYTGEPNDMHLKGVIKGPFNTQNPYIASVTKSMELLSGTNRNCLHLEIDIRGSGLAYQTGDHIAVWPMNATHEVDEFLHVVGLEGQNDAVIRIEPIDSTTKVPFPTPTTFDAIVRYRLEICAPVSRQFLSRLVAFAPNKAAETEISKLAQDKAYFHEKVGKMQYNLFRTLNIASGGDRWARIPLSLLIEGLPKLQPRYYSISSSSLAQPDTISITAVVENQGIPGRADPFKGVSTNYLLAIKNHQDGDAKAGSLYELMGPKRRYGGVCLPIHVRSSNFRLPCDPSKPVILIGPGTGIAPMRAFIHERARLAALGQPVGRTLLFFGCRRRSEDYLYESEWEDLKKIPKFDFEVVTAFSREGPTKVYVQHRLKERASEVNRLLEEDASVYVCGDAANMAIAVKEVLVQVVSGQRQVPKATAENILKAMKASRRYQVRISVLCVLKYHGLMNIAGRCMVSS; from the exons ATGGATTTCCAGACCCTTAACCATACTCTGAAAGAGTCGGTCAGTTCGATACGCCTGATTTATAACATGGCTCTCCTCGAACCTCTTTCCACCATTGTTTCTTTCCTCATTCTCATTAGCACTGTGAGCTACCTTACAGGATGGAAACCCTGGGCTCGGAGCAACAAACACGATGCCGACATACTCCTTACGGTCGAGGAAGAAAACGCAAGAGATATCATCACCACAATGGATAAGACAGGCAAGAACTGCGTCGTCTTCTATGGGTCGCAGTCTGGCAACGCTGAAGACTACGCCACTCGACTGGCCCAGGAAGGGAAGAGCTGCTACGGTTTGGAGACGATGGTTGCTGATCTTGAGGACTATGACTACGACAACCTGGACATGTTCCCTCGGGACAGCGTGGCCATTTTTGTCCTTGCAACGTACGGGGAGGGCGAGCCCACGGACAACGCCGTCGATTTCTACAGATGTGTCACCGACGCTACCTTCTCCGACGATCGAAGCCCACCACTGGGTAACCTCAGGTACATCATTTTTGGCCTGGGAAACAGCACGTACGAGCACTATAATCTGATGGGAAGAAAGGTCAACAAGATGCTTGAGAGTCTGGGGGCTCAGAGAATCGGCCAAGCCGGAGAGGGCGATGACGGCTCAGGAACCCTGGAGGATGCCTTTCTCACATGGAAGGACGGTATGTGGACTGCTCTTGCCAACCACATGGGCTTGCATCAGAGGGAAGCGGTCTACGAGCCCGTCTTTAAGATTGCCAAAGAGACTGGGTTAGCCACTGCCTCCCCTGAAGTCTACACGGGCGAGCCCAACGACATGCATCTCAAGGGAGTCATCAAAGGCCCTTTCAACACCCAGAACCCATACATCGCGTCCGTTACAAAGTCTATGGAGCTCCTTTCCGGCACCAATCGGAACTGTCTACACCTAGAAATTGATATTAGGGGCTCCGGCCTCGCATATCAAACCGGTGATCATATCGCCGTCTGGCCGATGAACGCGACTCACGAAGTTGACGAGTTCCTACACGTCGTCGGCCTAGAGGGGCAGAACGACGCCGTTATTCGCATTGAACCAATCGACTCAACGACCAAAGTCCCTTTCCCCACGCCTACCACCTTCGACGCCATCGTCCGCTATCGGCTGGAAATTTGTGCGCCGGTGTCTCGCCAGTTCCTTAGCAGGCTAGTTGCTTTTGCGCCAAACAAAgcagcagagacagagaTATCCAAGCTCGCCCAAGACAAGGCCTACTTCCATGAAAAAGTCGGCAAGATGCAATACAATCTATTCAGGACGCTCAACATCGCCAGCGGTGGTGACAGGTGGGCTAGGATACCGTTGTCACTATTGATCGAGGGCCTCCCGAAACTTCAGCCTCGCTATTactccatctcctcgtcttctctAGCGCAGCCCGACACCATCTCAATTACGGCGGTTGTGGAGAACCAGGGCATCCCTGGCCGAGCAGATCCCTTCAAAGGAGTCTCGACCAACTACCTCCTCGCAATAAAAAACCATCAGGATGGTGACGCGAAGGCCGGTTCGCTATACGAGCTAATGGGTCCAAAGAGAAGATACGGCGGCGTGTGTTTGCCAATTCATGTTCGCTCATCTAACTTCAGGTTGCCTTGCGATCCCTCAAAGCCAGTCATCTTGATTGGCCCAGGCACCGGCATCGCTCCCATGCGTGCATTCATCCATGAGCGTGCACGATTGGCAGCCCTGGGTCAACCGGTCGGGCGCacgcttctcttctttgggTGTAGGCGCCGGAGTGAGGACTACCTGTACGAATCTGAGTGGGAG GACCTCAAGAAAATACCGAAATTCGACTTTGAGGTTGTGACGGCATTCTCTCGAGAAGGGCCCACCAAGGTATATGTTCAGCATCGACTGAAGGAACGGGCTTCCGAGGTCAACAGGCTCCTGGAGGAGGACGCAAGCGTCTACGTTTGTGGCGATGCCGCAAACATGGCCATTGCGGTGAAAGAAGTCCTGGTCCAGGTCGTCTCTGGGCAGCGACAAGTCCCCAAGGCCACGGCCGAGAACATCCTGAAAGCTATGAAGGCCTCTAGAAGATATCAGGTGCGTATTAGTGTCCTCTGTGTTCTCAAATATCACGGGCTGATGAATATTGCAGGAAGATGTATGGTAAGTAGTTAA
- a CDS encoding MFS domain-containing protein, producing MTDKMQFKDEPQTPTSDIANGSIIGRDVDWTPEEEAAVRRKFDFTITPLVTLLYMLCAIDRANVGNARIEGMSDELNLVGYRYNILLTVFFIFYLAVEIPSNVILKNVGPRWYLPALVFCFGMVSLCTAFVESYASMLVVRAILGIFEGGAMPGTAFFLSCFYKKTELFFRMSIFIASSSLASSFGGLLAAGLSKIPPWGASAMLIHRWRNIFFFEGLITVLVAAVAPFLMPQSPGTYKFLTDRQRYIAAERLLRENANVREEKVTWKHVQRAIFNIHTNVCAWCFFCTNSAVQGFGAFIPTILREFGWTSTEAQLKSVPPYLVACCVTIALGYLSDRTNKRGIFMAGILPCSIIGFSILRFSTNTDAKYAAVFLNAIACFGASSGFLSWGINNAGSPAVAAVAGGYMVMVGSMGGVLSTWTYLSRDSPLFHTGHTINLSLQCFCFCLACFGLAHCVYDNKLRARGGRDDRIQGLTEEEKLALGHRNPEFRYME from the exons ATGACCGACAAGATGCAGTTCAAAGATGAACCCCAGACCCCAACCTCTGACATCGCCAATGGGTCCATCATTGGAAGAGATGTTGACTGGACgcccgaggaagaggctgctgTCAGACGCAAGTTTGATTTTACCATCACGCCCTTAGTGACTTTGCTGTATATGCTCTGTGCCATTGACAG GGCCAATGTCGG CAACGCTCGCATTGAGGGCATGAGTGATGAACTCAACCTCGTCGGCTACCGATATAACATTCTCTTGACTGTCTTCTTCATTTTCTACTTGGC CGTGGAGATCCCTAGCAATGTCATTCTCAAGAACGTTGGCCCTCGATGGTATT TGCCCGCCCTTGTCTTTTGCTTCGGAATGGTCTCTCTCTGCACCGCCTTTGTCGAGTCGTACGCTTCGATGCTTGTCGTCAGAGCTATCCTGGGCATCTTTGAAGGTGGCGCCATGCCTGGAACGGCCTTCTTCCTGAGCTGCTTCTACAAGAAGACTGAGCTATTCTTCCGCATGAGCATCTTCATCGCGTCTAGTTCCCTGGCTAGCTCGTTTGGTGGCCTCCTGGCTGCGGGGCTTTC CAAGATTCCACCCTGGGGAGCTAGTGCCATGCTCATCCATCGGTGGAGGaatatcttcttctttgaaGGCTTG ATCACCGTCCTCGTTGCTGCGGTTGCTCCATTCTTGATGCCCCAGAGCCCCGGAACATACAAGTTCTTGACTGACCGACAACGCTACATTGCCGCAGAGCGTCTCCTGCGCGAGAATGCCAAC GTCCGTGAAGAAAAGGTCACCTGGAAGCATGTGCAGcgtgccatcttcaacatccaCACCAACGTCTGCGCCTGGTGTTTCTTCTGCACCAACAGTGCCGTTCAAGGCTTTGGAGCTTTCATCCCGACTATCCTCCGCGAATTTGGTTGGACTTCGACCGAGGCCCAGCTCAAGTCGGTACCTCCGTATCTCGTGGCGTGCTGTGTTACCATTGCCCTCGGCTACCTGAGTGACCGAACCAACAAGAGAGGCATCTTTATGGCTGGCATTCTGCCCTGCTCTATTATTGGTTTCTCTATCCTGAGGTTCTCGACCAACACAGATGCCAAGTACGCCGCTGTcttcctcaacgccatcgctTGCTTTGGAGCTAGTAGTGGATTCCTCAGCTGGGGAATCAACAATGCCGGTAGTCCAGCCGTGGCGGCTGTTGCCGGTGGCTACATGGTCATGGTGGGAAGTATGGGAGGTGTCTTGTCTAC TTGGACTTATCTATCGCGTGACTCCCCGCTCTTCCACACCGGTCACACCATCAACCTGTCTCTTCAgtgcttctgcttctgtcTGGCTTGCTTCGGCCTTGCCCACTGCGTCTACGACAACAAGCTTCGTGCTAGGGGCGGAAGAGACGACAGGATTCAGGGactcaccgaggaggagaagctggcacTTGGTCACCGAAACCCGGAGTTCCGCTATATGGAGTGA
- a CDS encoding Zn(2)-C6 fungal-type domain-containing protein codes for MITSRHRSSLDVLKRSAKACNRCRKRRTKCIGDPPYPCIACSDSGHVCVYTESEKRVTVTESYLLELQAQARRGNTSRDAVADMTDASSQDIELGFTGTDNWVLGSSGQYHFMGNSSSTYIANRLNPTAETLAWHKYPHHEDTAWLRRSNSPEIPPLPPFETAERLYRAQHAYIGTIFAFLSDAAFHERLEQVYARAPDPKDREERLIYCQILLVLAFGQMYSINQWVGKQGPPGFDYFKHALDFLPNLYEEGSILFIEVLSYVAYFMQTINRRDAAYIMIGIALRMAISLGLHQEVSDQDIDSDTREHRRRVWWSTYSMERLLCVTSGHPLSIQDEDIDLLLPSPMAGEDEYTSSVLKSYTELSQIQGIIGEKIYRKKQKSGLDLSACVQHIMKRLSSWFDQLPSAMRSNPPDSGAPPSREVVSTYLHYHHCINMTARPILLYAVQRQLAPSTQNPSMARWEDGLSPDIVHVIDRAISAARSSASILSAAARYNLVATYGFIDGEQAFSAALLLVMVNIAFPYKEVDASAMDMALDVLQMMAEKGNAYIRACHSLLTKIRSTIKPKDPSKAGNADEVSQAQVLESSSILPGLAQDENQPFSLEFEGDPALWAEVLESIDIDMDRQWVETALRRGQQLDT; via the exons ATGATCACATCAAGACATCGCTCATCGCTGGATGTACTCAAGAGGTCGGCGAAGGCGTGCAACAGATGTCGGAAGAGACGAACCAAGTGCATCGGGGATCCGCCTTATCCGTGCATTGCTTGTAGTGACTCGGGACATGTCTGCGTTTACACAGAATCCGAGAAGAGGGTCACAGTGACCGAGAGctacctcctcgagctccaggCTCAAGCGCGAAGGGGAAACACGAGCCGCGATGCCGTCGCCGACATGACAGACGCGTCCAGTCAGGACATCGAGCTGGGGTTCACCGGCACTGATAACTGGGTCCTCGGGAGTTCTGGGCAATATC ACTTTATGGGCAACTCCTCATCGACGTACATCGCCAACAGGCTGAACCCAACGGCCGAGACGCTGGCATGGCACAAATATCCCCATCATGAGGATACCGCCTGGCTCCGGCGCTCAAACAGCCCTGAGATACCACCGCTGCCGCCCTTTGAGACTGCGGAGCGACTGTACCGGGCGCAGCATGCCTACATCGGCACGATATTCGCCTTCCTCAGCGATGCCGCCTTCCATGAGCGGCTTGAGCAGGTGTATGCCCGAGCTCCGGACCCCAAAGATCGCGAGGAGCGTCTTATTTACTGTCAAATCCTGCTCGTCTTAGCATTTGGGCAGATGTACTCGATCAATCAGTGGGTTGGCAAGCAAGGGCCTCCCGGGTTTGACTACTTCAAACATGCGCTCGATTTTCTGCCGAATTTGTACGAAGAAGGCTCCATACTCTTTATCGAGGTGTTGAGCTATGTGGCGTACTTTATGCAGACCATCAATAGGAGAGATGCCGCCTACATAATGATTGGTATTGCATTGAGGATGGCCATTTCGCTTGGGCTGCACCAGGAGGTCTCGGATCAGGATATTGATAGCGACACTAGGGAGCACAGAAGACGTGTCTGGTGGTCTACATACAGCATGGAGAGGCTGCTCTGCGTCACCTCGGGTCATCCACTATCCATTCAAGACGAGGACAttgaccttcttctcccaagCCCAATGGCTGGTGAGGATGAGTACACCTCCTCTGTCCTCAAATCCTACACGGAGCTATCGCAGATTCAAGGCATCATCGGAGAAAAGATCTATcggaagaagcaaaagtcTGGCCTCGACTTATCGGCCTGTGTGCAGCACATTATGAAGAGGCTGTCGTCCTGGTTTGACCAGCTCCCGTCGGCCATGCGTTCAAATCCCCCGGACTCAGGGGCCCCGCCGAGCCGAGAAGTTGTTTCGACCTACCTCCACTATCACCACTGCATCAACATGACGGCCCGTCCCATTCTTCTGTACGCGGTGCAGAGGCAACTAGCCCCCAGTACGCAGAACCCCAGCATGGCTCGGTGGGAAGACGGTTTGTCACCAGACATCGTCCATGTCATTGACAGAGCGATATCCGCCGCGAGGTCCAGTGCTTCGATCCTCAGCGCTGCTGCCAGGTACAACCTTGTCG CAACATATGGTTTCATAGACGGGGAGCAGGCCTTCTCGGCTGCCTTACTCCTGGTAATGGTCAACATTGCCTTTCCGTACAAGGAAGTGGATGCTTCTGCGATGGATATGGCCCTCGATGTGTTGCAGATGATGGCTGAGAAAGGAAACGCCTACATCAGGGCCTGCCACTCTCTGCTGACCAAGATCCGAAGCAccatcaagcccaaggatCCGTCGAAGGCGGGAAACGCGGATGAGGTTAGCCAAGCACAGGTGCTTGAGTCGAGCTCAATTCTGCCAGGGCTGGCTCAAGATGAGAACCAGCCATTTAGCCTGGAGTTTGAAGGGGATCCCGCGTTGTGGGCCGAAGTCCTTGAGTCGATTGACATTGATATGGATAGGCAATGGGTTGAGACGGCATTGCGGAGGGGGCAGCAGTTAGACACGTGA